A single genomic interval of Mesotoga infera harbors:
- a CDS encoding cation:proton antiporter (subunit C of antiporter complex involved in resistance to high concentrations of Na+, K+, Li+ and/or alkali), translating into MIQYFSMMLVAVGLYGLLSQKNLVKLIISLNIAEIGVNLFIVSIGYVEGGAAPILSSVSDNSSLLFVDPLPQALVLTSIVIGVGVTALALSLIVSVSKSRNTIDITELSSGGGDSE; encoded by the coding sequence ATGATTCAGTACTTCTCTATGATGCTTGTCGCCGTCGGCTTATACGGCCTTCTTTCGCAGAAGAATCTCGTGAAGTTGATTATCTCCTTGAATATCGCGGAGATCGGAGTCAACCTCTTCATTGTCTCAATTGGTTACGTAGAAGGGGGAGCAGCTCCTATTTTGTCTTCGGTCAGCGACAACTCATCGCTTCTTTTCGTCGATCCTCTTCCCCAGGCTCTAGTTCTTACTTCTATAGTCATTGGGGTGGGCGTAACGGCTCTAGCCCTTTCTCTTATTGTTTCTGTGAGCAAATCAAGGAATACGATAGATATCACGGAGCTCTCGAGTGGGGGAGGTGATAGCGAATGA
- a CDS encoding cation:proton antiporter: MKRIISALIALLFFFMIVTVLNSDSSDSMGIPRYGEVKLSERVSAKYIEKSVNGNEDVINFGVTADAETGSANMVTSIVVNYRSFDTLGEVTVLFISATGVGLLLGGGRKRIGSVISVSPVVKTASRVIAPLLMVLGIYVFAHGHLTPGGGFPGGAIIAAGFLLLVVVDDEKRASKGLKILEGTMGLLYVLIGIAGLLISGSFLSNFLPTGVVGELFSAGIIPVVYSIIGLKVGAELSGIVDDFISEGGDEV, from the coding sequence ATGAAGCGAATTATATCTGCTCTTATAGCACTTCTTTTCTTCTTCATGATCGTAACTGTTCTGAATTCCGACTCTTCTGATTCTATGGGGATTCCAAGATACGGTGAAGTGAAGCTCTCTGAAAGAGTCTCTGCGAAATACATCGAGAAATCGGTGAATGGGAATGAAGATGTGATTAACTTTGGAGTAACTGCCGACGCCGAGACCGGTTCGGCAAACATGGTTACTTCGATTGTCGTCAACTACAGATCATTCGACACCCTCGGAGAGGTGACGGTACTCTTCATTTCGGCAACAGGAGTTGGACTGCTTCTTGGAGGGGGAAGAAAGAGGATCGGTTCGGTGATATCCGTAAGTCCTGTTGTCAAGACTGCCTCTAGAGTGATTGCCCCATTGCTTATGGTACTGGGGATATATGTATTTGCTCACGGCCATCTCACACCGGGCGGAGGATTTCCCGGAGGAGCGATAATTGCAGCCGGTTTCTTGCTTCTCGTTGTGGTTGACGATGAAAAGAGAGCTTCAAAGGGACTGAAGATACTGGAGGGTACAATGGGACTTCTCTATGTACTCATAGGGATAGCCGGTCTGCTGATCTCAGGTTCCTTCCTGAGTAATTTCCTTCCCACGGGCGTTGTGGGAGAACTTTTCAGTGCGGGGATAATCCCCGTTGTTTACTCGATAATCGGTCTTAAGGTCGGAGCAGAGCTTTCCGGAATTGTAGATGACTTCATTTCGGAAGGGGGCGATGAGGTATGA